GtcatttcttttattcaatctgaattaatttaatgtttcccctttgattttttttatttgataaagTTTTGTGGATCATAATTCCAAAGGGTCCTTGCATGTGGAACTATATGATTTGAATAAGTATGACATTTGCTAAGCGTGGAATAAGGATTAATCTGAAATCAAATGCttctcaatttctttgttgtattagaaaaggaaaatttacCTTTGgttgctgtttttttttaattaaaaaaaaaaacctgaaaGATTATCATCTAATTATTATCCTATTTCTTTCTCTATATTCTCTcacataaattttaaaaacaagatcatatttttccttttgtagTCATGGTCATCATATATGTTCAtattgttgaggcccaaaaaatccacgaTTCGGCCCAAATGAATTTTCGGCTCAGCATAATGtcttattaagaaaagacccAATTTGGAGCACATAAAAGTTTGTTATTCATGTTCGCACGAGTCATGATCCACGTGTCATGCCAAATAAACATGCAATTCGTCATGCTAAAGATTGAAATGAGCCTATAAAAGGCAGTGACTCTACAAGCCCATGCTAAATTGAACGTCATGTCCCTCTTCAAGGATGATCAAATTAAAGCATGTCAAGCGACATGTCATGCCAAACAGGAAATCATTATTTCACACCAAACCACActacaagcctaagtgggcccaagccacgcaagaggcacggggcttgcttgagtgggttgtggtatggatggtaataaattgacatgaggcccattgatgggccgagaaatggaagtcccgaggttgcttgggagcctcggaactcaagcccatttcttaaggccaaacatgtgggtgagcacaaaagagaaaatatcaCATTACTTCAACCAAAATAGCCCAACACTTGATAAGGTTAATCCATTTACTTAATAAATCAACATGTTGTCTTAGAAGGCCCATACAATTAGAATAAGGAGCTGCAAAAGCCCCAGCACTTGGCTAGAGAACAAAAGCCACGAAGGGAGCCTGGAGGTCCACGTACTCAGAGCTGCTGGGAGGCTCCAGCACATGAGGGGGAACAAGTTTCAAGCAAAAATATCCAAAGGACCGAGGGGTATTGGCGCGCAGACTGTTAGGAGGGGAGTCACCCTTCGAACCAACGTGCATTCCCATTTCTTTCCCTCATCAGACCTGGCCAtggaagaaggaaggaaagaaaggaaggagaTGGCTAGGAATAGGAGTTCTCCACTTGAGGCAGCTACGGGAAGAGAattgagctcccaaaatccCTGTTTTTGTGCAACTGGGCAGAGAGAATTTCACCAAATAGGATAAGTCAAAGGAAGGGaggagaaatgaaggaaaaaacttggccaaattggatagaaaccattagggtttctttgaAAAGAGTAGCTTCCAATGGCTATAAATAAGGCCTCTTCTACCCAATAACAAACAACCACatccagagagcaagcttcctctctcacCTACAAAACCTAGCAAATTCATGCTCTATTCATCTTTTTCCCCCATTTTTCCTCTTATGGCAGACTGTTCTAACACTTGACAGAGcctctgtcaagctgccggaaaaACATCAAGCCACCCattcctttctctttccctcaTTCTTAGCCAAACCTTCCTGCAGACCCTTCTTCTTTTACCTTAACACCCCCTTTTCCCCCCAAGAACGCATAACTTTCTCTtcagtgctaaactcatgtcaattttgcttccatgccatAAGCATCTCATGCCAAACTAGAAAATCTATCTATAAGctattgttatttttgttggtaaaggtaaccaaggtgtttcctaaggcatCTCTGTCATTTCGAAGCATTTTTGGGGCTTGATCTTCGAACTCAGATACAGGAAATAATTTCATCCATTTTCTCTTTACGGCATCCCGGCCCACAGTAGCTGCCGGAACGAAAAAACCCCTacacaatttaattttcttaagaGGATTTGTATAATTAGTTTCTACCGTTTTAAGGTTTTACATTAACACCAtttttttcaccaaaaaaaaaaaaaaaaaaaagaggatgaAAACCGATTCCTTTTTGCCTATATTTTCATCAATCAAAAGGGAGAAAGCGGACCCATGTTTTCATACAACATGTTGTTGTAGTGTATCGGATACGATCAAATTATATTACCTATATTAGATTGAGTTCAACCTACAGAATTTCAAGTTACAAAACTCGTAATAGTGCACGTCTAAGTTACGAGGATTCGATCTATGAGACGTGCCGTATTGtgtttcttttgaaaaaaaattcacaacaagaaataacaaagagttatttacactgACACTCCCTAagatttttggctttttttacaaaattactTGAGATTTTAGAAATTACACGAACATCTCCtgaggttttaaattgttttcacaaaacccattttCATTAATGTTTCGTCCAAAGATTCATGATTATATACAAAACAATCTCCAATGACAAAATTGGTCCTTGAGATTAGATTCCATACttcattgaggttaattttgtcatttgtttAAGTTTGTCATTTccataaatttttatatataataaaatcatcaatttttggacgAACAATCAACGAGAagaagttttgtgaaaacaaactgaaaccTCAAGGAgtatttgtgtaatttttgagACCTGAAGGAGTTtgtgaaaatataaaaaacctCAGAGATTATTAATGTAAATAAACATCTTCAAACCTTCTAATTAGTTTGTACCTTCCTAGTTTATATAATATCAGACCGTAGTTATCGTTTGCTAAAAGAACTTAATTTAGGCTGAATAGGTTTAGAGTTCTATTCACttcctgtttaaagaaaaataaatattttttttttaggactTTTCTTACTGAGGGGACtataatatactaaactcacacacactacacgaaTGCTAAGACTCGATTCAGAACCTTTATTAAGGAGCAATTGCTGTAAAACACTACACCAGTGGGTCGTCtgcaaattaaacaaattaaaaatagagcAAAATAGAGAAAGAAGACAACTcgattaaatatatatatatatatatatatatatatatatatatatatatatataaagaaaggAGGAGACGATAAAGTAAAatcagaaaacagagtagGCAGAGAGCATCAAAGTGTGAAAGAGAGAAGCCGAAAGCGAAATTCTAACTCAAACAAAACGCAAGCAACACTCGCAGAGACTTTCACAATCCCAAAGCAGCAATgcaaaactcaagcccatcGCCACCGCCATTATCACCACCTTCATTTCTCTCCACACCCACCGCCCTCTCAATCAAAGACCCCAAAGCTCTCCTCTCAATCATCCTAGTCTCTTCCCTTTTTGctctccttctcttcctctcttcctcttccccaTCCTCATTCtcatcctcctcttcttctccgcATTCTATACCCGACCCGTATCTCTTCCCGACCCGACAAGCCCACCGCATCGTTTACCACGACAACAACTCCTCAGATCCCATCCCTCCCTCCATAGCCTACCTCTTGTCCGGGTCAAAAGGCGACTTGGGTCGGATCCTCAGACTCCTTTACGCCACTTACCACCCCAGAAACCAATATCTTCTCCACCTTGACCGCTCTGCTTCTGATTCTGAGCGTGAAAAGTTGGCTCTCAAAGTCCAGTCACTCCCCATTTTCAGAGCTGCCCAGAATGTCCATGTCATTGGAAAGGCTGATTTTGTGTACCCAACAGGATCTTCTGGTATCTCCTTTACGCTTCATGGCGCGTCGATTCTGCTTCGCTTGTCGCCCATTTGGGATTGGTTTATCAGCCTCAGTGTTAGTGATTATCCACTTGTTACACAAGACGGTATGGATTTTGTGGCattgttgttggatttgaattacagtttctgttttttttttttttttttggttgtattttttggttttatgtCGGATTTTTATATGGGGTTTTCTGGGTTGTGTAGATCTTCTTCACATTATGTCATTCCTGCCCAAAGATCTAAACTTTGTGAACCATTCAAGTTATATTGGTTGGAGAGAGTACGATCGTATGCCTTTCAGATTTATTGATTTCACATTTATGTTTGTATTCAAGTTTTGTGTGGATGCTGTAAATGAAATGTAAGGTTTGAATGTGTTTGCTGTTTACAGGTCTAGGAGATTGAAACCGATAATTGTTGATCCGGGGCTTTATCTTTCTCAGAAAACTGAGATGTTCTATGCTGCACAGAAAAGGGTGTTGCCTAATGCTTACCGGTTGTTCACAGGTGCATTTTCTTTGTGAACTAGTTTTTGCTTAAATTAAGTTCTTTATTTCAAGAGGAAATTGTACTACAAAAAATGTGATTGCCTGTGTGTTAGTTTGAGCTTCATTTGCACATAGTATGAGTTGTTTACAGAGCGAATGAACATCAATAGTCTATCTAAGTTATCCTCGCAAAATTTTAGTTGAGATTTAGTTATCCATTGTACTTCCATCAATTAGTACTATAATTTGGTCAATTTGCAACgtgtttaaatttgaaattcgaATGATGTTACCAAAGAATAACCTATAAAGTGGTGTGAGCTTGTAGATTGTGTGATTAGGCTAGGTGAGTCCCACTGCTGGATACATAAGGATCCATCAAGCAGTTATCGGATTGAAGCAATCACCTACCCTTGAGCATCTAATGGGTTATCACTTTGTGCTTGCATTGCTAGAGCTGGAGAAAAAGCTGAAAGGTAACAGCCTTCCAGTTTGTTTTTCACTGTCATTGGTGCCAAGAATTTTTTGGGCAAGTGTTATGGTTTTGGTGGTTTAGGATCAAAACCAATTTTGGTTAGAAAAGAATCCAATTCTAGAACACTACTCAAATGGTCTTTTCTATGGTGGTGGAGAACGTGGAGATGCATAGAGGACCTAGGTTGCTTTGTATGAAGCCCTGCAATTTCCATTCGAACAAAGTGAGTTTGAGTTCTTAACTCAAAATTTATCTACTGGTTCCTTTAACTTTGTGTTCAGaactaaaattataattacTGGTTACTACTTTCCCATCCATAGTGTCAATTGCAGAAAGATATTAGGGATGAGTCAGTTTGACCTTTTAGTTGCCAACAAACTTAGAGATGGAATTAgtgattcttcttttttcttccctataaatactaTGTAATATGTGATATTCTTAAGTTTTGCACACTGATGATGTAAAATATGTATTCttcttaaatttaatttttgagttctGTCACAAAGAGGCAGTCTAGATGAGTTAATATCAGCTTTTTACCTGGATTAAACTGAATAGATTCAAGATTACTTGCCTATACAGCAATGACCACAATGTTTTCCAATTAccatataaaaaaaggaataggCATTGAAGAGTCAGCATAGAAAGACAATCAGAAAGAAGATAAGCATTTGGCATAAACTTTTGGCAAAGAAATGTAACATCCACCCGGTGACCTTCGTCACCGTACTCTCTTGATAGCTTCAATAGTTCACTGAAAGGCTTGAGAAATGGGATATAGCGTTGGAAAGGTTATTAAAGTGGGCAGAGAAGCAAAGTAGGGTGATCCAGTTATGAGACTATCTGATTGAAGATCTCGTAACTCTGGTGGTCTTTGGGACTGAGACCATGGACCAATTGATATGTGCCAGTTATGCCTACCGTGATGCCCTTACGCTATCCTGAATTTGCACTACTACTTTGTAGATATGAACTGTACTGTGCTTAACTGTTTGCTGATCGTTGTTATGTAAAACTTACCTTTTttgctctctcttttttccaaTTGAGATAGGGATCATTTTGGAAACTTAGTAGTAGcagtttattaaaaataattgtcaGACTAACTCGTATGATCATTTTTCTCTGCAGGTTCTTCTTTTGGGATTCTAAGTCgtaattttattgagttttgtGTTGTTGGTACTGATAACCTGCCAAGGACTGTATTGATGTATTTTTCTAACACACCTTCAGCCCTTTCCAACTACTTCCCTACCATTCTTTGCAACTCCTATCAGTTCAATAAAACTGTCATAAACCACAACTTGCTATATGCTAATTTAGACACACCCTCCCGAAAGAAGCCCCAGCCAATCAGTTCCGATGATTATGATGTTATGATTCATCATGGGGCTGCCTTTGCCACAGGATTCCGGTTAGATGATCCAATGCTTGACCGTATAGATAGAGATGTATTAAAGCGCGGTCGAGGAAAAGTTGTGCCTGGTGGCTGGTGTTTAGGCGGGTTTGGAAATGACACGTGCTCAGTCTGGGGAGATGCTGATATTTTGCGGCCTGGTCCGGGTGTAAGAGGACTTGAGAAACTTATGGTTGGATTGCTCTCAAATGGCTCATTTCGATCTCATCAATGTATATACGAGTGATCTGGATCCTCTGTCCCACGAGAGATTGAATGAAAACGATAATGTGAGTTGCCCCTTCAGcatttgaaaatttgggaGAAGAGTATCTGATAGGGactgattttgaaaatttgggaGAAGAGCATCTGATAGGGACTGATTTTAGCGAAACTAGGCTTAGTTAAATTGAAATTGTTGtaaaatgtattacaaatCTTTGTGCTTGGAGTTGACCAAGGTGTCCTGTTGTACAAGTGATGTATTACAAAGCATATAACTTGAAATGAATGTCATATATCTCCTTTTGCTATCGAGGTTGAGCTCTAAGCATAAAGGTTTGTTGGTGAAAATGCGCCATGCGTTCTGAaccattattttgttttccttaaAATATGTATTCTGAGTCATTATTTTTCCAGAGTGTTCCAATAATATATTTGCATGATAATATTAGtctgtaattttttatttatgaaattgactCGTTTTACTATTGAAAGCCTAGCTCCTTAAAGCTAAATTTGTATATAACGTTGACAATTAAGGTTATGAAATAAAACTGATTTTTTGAAAAGCAAAGGGCAAGGGGAGCTTTGGATGGCTGGATCAttagggtttttctttttgtaattcTTTAAGCACAATGTGACACTGCTAGCATCCATAACATTAACACCACTAACATTGGGACAACAGCTGCAAATACAAGTGCCGACGATACATTACGACCATATTTATTGTCATTCCTTTTCTAACAATGGCGTTCCCTGGAATTGGAGGAACATCATAGTACAAAGCATCTAGGGAAGCCAATATGGAGATGGTGAAACATCTGCCTCCCCCTTTGTCGAATTTTTGACACACTTCACTACAAACCTGTGCAATATGAATAAGTTCTAGCACATCCTCAGGTCTTCTCTATCTCTACAATAACAATTCCTCCGCCGTCTCCATGAGCAGCATGTTTTCTCATTATTGCAATCAAAtctatctctccctctccctctcttggGCTTGCAagaattttagaaaaatcctaaaaatgtGGCTACTGCAAAAACTAGAAACAAACCACCGCCCACATAGCCAACCTGATTGAAGATACAGTGAgtttaatgttgtaatattatAACATCAAGCCACAAGTTTCTAATATTAATAGTATCAAGGGAAGGTTATGGATCTTACCAGTTTTTCAGAAATGTAGTTGGCAAGAAATGCACCTCCTAGAACAGCGATAGATGTTGCAAGTACGTGCCCAGCAATGGCTCCACTTGCTACACCCCATGGAGACTGTATTCAGGAATTATTTTAGGCAAAAACCATCACCAAAATATAGTAAAACATGGAAGGAAAGATATGCTCTGTCTTAAACTAAACATGGTTGCACCTGTGCAGCACCAAGAGCAATCGTGGCAAGCATTGAGCGATCTCCCCATTCCTAGAAGCAAAAACAATATAGTAAAGTTGACATCTGTCCTTCAGGCCATAGTAATACGCATGTAAAATGATTCTGCAAATTAGGCAATATGCTTACAGCAACAAATATAAGGGTGAATGATTTCCAGACAATTTCAAGCGGATTGGAGAGCCTCTTTGACACCTGAGAAAGTGTAAATGATAAGAATGGCTCAGAACAGAATCTTCTAAATGGATTTGGGAAAATATACCACACATGGACACAGACGCGCATGCCCCAACACACAGCCAAATCattgagaaaaacaaaaatttgaattgtgcccctgcaataaaaaattgccAAAGGCAGAACTTTGTATATGCACAAAGCCTGAGTATTAAAACCTTGTGAACTACTAGACTACCTTCTCTTTCACAAACTCCTCAGCTTCAACATATTCATCAAGCTCAGGGCTGCTCTTATCACCACTCTTAGCAACATTTGATGGAAGGTCCCATGCATCTTTTATTGATTTGAGACCGAAGAATAATAGAAGAGTTACAGCTGCATATTCTCCAATTGGCAAGGCTGTTGATATGgcaacagaaaaacaaaaggatgaGATTTAATGTCAAATATGGTTTTACATAATTTCATCAGGCCATTAAAAAATGCATCTCAAAATTGATATAAGTTCGTGACATCATTAAAATATCAAGCACAAGTATTTACTGTTCAAATTGTTGACATTCACTGAAAACAGCCAACTATGAAAGGAGTTTAGAATAGAAAATGGCGACTGATCATCCAATCTCATACAATTATATCCAAGCACATACAAATCCACAAAATTGCATAATCCTCATTAATCAACTTACAAATAAAGCCATACATCAAAAGACCGAGAATTTTatctcaaaattcaaattcttcatACAAAATCTATAGGCATCCATGACGGTTTAACATTGGCTTCGATGCACCATGCACAGGTAATTTGGAACTTGGGTTTCTCTGATTCGGTGATTTTCTGGTAGatttttggttgagaattaGGATTGATAGAGAGCAATGATGAAGAATATGATGTCCATTTGGTTTCTTTACAACCCATTTTCATGAAATTGTAGTACTCATCATCATGTGTTACATGCTTCATTTCTGttgaaattgatgattttgcaTAAGAGAGAACCACGAGAAGCATATGTTAGAGTATTACAGAGCATTTGAGCACATGCAGTCCTCCTGTCCGACACACACCAATAAATACTGGGACGAATCCCACTAGGGGAGACCCCAAGAGGTTGGGGTGGTCGAAATCAAGACCATCTCCGAGTAAATCAAAATTGAGTCAAGGCTAACATATCCAGGAACATAATGTTTCTTTGTTTAACATCAATTTAGGCACTATCTAGTAAACATAACCAACTAAGATGCATGAATAGAGAACAAGACAGTTTGCATGtggaatggaaaaaaaaaaaaaaaaaaaaaacccagctAGGATTGTATTTCAAAAGAATCATCAAGATGATAAAAGTCGTTAATGACATTGATTAGGGAcctttggatttttttttttttgggggaggAAAGGGGGGAGGAGGAAAGGGGGGGGAGACTaaccctttttctttataaaaagcTTAGTTGACTGGCAAGCTGATTAGCATTGGAAGACTATTTACTATTATCTAACTGATCTGCCGGATAGCAGCACATTAATATTCGCCAACCTGTTTTCTGAATACACCTGCAACTATgttcaagatgaagaaatgCCAAGAATTACAACTTACTTGTCTGGAATTGAGCAGGCACCGAGTTAAATATTCGCCCAATAATGACAGACAGGATTGTCATAAGTGAA
The window above is part of the Prunus dulcis chromosome 1, ALMONDv2, whole genome shotgun sequence genome. Proteins encoded here:
- the LOC117616496 gene encoding beta-glucuronosyltransferase GlcAT14A yields the protein MQNSSPSPPPLSPPSFLSTPTALSIKDPKALLSIILVSSLFALLLFLSSSSPSSFSSSSSSPHSIPDPYLFPTRQAHRIVYHDNNSSDPIPPSIAYLLSGSKGDLGRILRLLYATYHPRNQYLLHLDRSASDSEREKLALKVQSLPIFRAAQNVHVIGKADFVYPTGSSGISFTLHGASILLRLSPIWDWFISLSVSDYPLVTQDDLLHIMSFLPKDLNFVNHSSYIGWRESRRLKPIIVDPGLYLSQKTEMFYAAQKRVLPNAYRLFTGSSFGILSRNFIEFCVVGTDNLPRTVLMYFSNTPSALSNYFPTILCNSYQFNKTVINHNLLYANLDTPSRKKPQPISSDDYDVMIHHGAAFATGFRLDDPMLDRIDRDVLKRGRGKVVPGGWCLGGFGNDTCSVWGDADILRPGPGVRGLEKLMVGLLSNGSFRSHQCIYE